tttttagttgaataatTCTTGAAATTAAATCTAAAAGTTTTTGGGCAGATTCATTCTCCATAGTATTTTCTCGTTCTGAAAGAGACAACAGAATTACAATTTATGACATATAGTACATTCtgataattgttctttatcattaggtcaagataccaattaatttttattatagcGGGTTGAACTCGAATTCTTTATTCAAGGACAAGATACTTTACCAGTTTAGCTAATTTGGTGCTATTAATCATTGAATCATGTAAACAAGTTGACTAAGTCATGTTTTACAATCATGTTAAGTTGACTGAATCTAATCCATTAAATTCAATATAAATCTTTTGTCTCACTTTTTATATTCCATTTTTTACTTTGCTATTTGTGGTATGTCATGTGTCTGATTTTTCCCGTTGTAaactttgtttgtttataaagaaagtaaaaagaatTTATGGACAATTTGTGAGGTACAAAGTATAAGACAAAAGGTAGAATAGAGAATTTGTATTCCATTAAACACGTGTGCTTTCATGCATGAGTAGTAGATGTACCTCATCATTATGGAAAATTAGTGGGATATACTATTATGATAGAGGAGCAATTACGCAATAATTGTGACCCCAGAGTATTGTATAATTTCTTTGCCTAGATGGACCATACTTTTGTTCCCCTTCCAAGTGTTTGTTGTTCACCTTATTCCAGTTCTGATGCCTATAAATAGGAGAGGTTATTGCAGAGCTCCACACCCCAACATTATCTCTTCTGCCCCAAACCTAAAGAGTTTCTAAACTACATTTTATACAATGGCCAAGAGTGAGTTCAGCTCGTCATCAACCATGATTAATGATCAGAtcatgaacaaaattttgacatGTGTTAGTATTCTAACGTGTCCAGTGGAACTGGCCACTGAACACAAGTCGTTCCCAAATAAAATAAGGGTAGTTAGACTATTAGCTGTTTTAAGTTGTAAGTCAAACGCTGTTCATGTAGactttgataattcaataataacAATAGGTAATGAACGATTTGAATTCTAGATAtcttgaaaatgttatgaaGTGTCAATTAATTGAATTACAAGAATCTTCCCAAAATTTCAATGCATAGATTACTAAATTCGTTGaatatttataaaaagtaaaaagtgcTCGTGAAGTTGTTAAACTAAATACATGACACTTCCCCACctccttttgttttttcctttgctGAACCCCCTTCATATgtttaaatcatataatatattaatatatagacaTAGCAACAAGCTTAATCCAAgattttaaattcatttatatattatatatattaattactttttttttatttaacgtAAAATTCTACTACTTGACCAATCacactatttatatattaattttccattaaaaaaaaaaaggtataccGTTATACGTTAATATTACAACAACAGGAACCATTTTACAATTGGGCAAAAATCCTAGTTTCATGTGGTATAGTTTTGACAAGGAGCTctcttattcaaaaaaattggtAAGCAGTCCTATCATCATGGCTGGTCCGCTGCCTTTTCCCCAGCATACcttattgaaaaatattatttgagaCAAACTTGGAAAGATAAGAGGGTGTGGATTTGGAAACACGAGGTCAATACGCTAGTCGATCTCAATctgatttttcttaatttttgttcttcttgAACTTGTGATGCACGTGAGGATCAAATTAAGGTTATAAAATTAACCATACAGAGGACATTACAAACTTTACAatgcaataaaatttacaattatatttatttaattaaatcaataatcaacaattaaatataataatacaaaatataaattagcTTAAAACTAATCAATCTCTAACTAGAGAAATTATATTTCTTatcataattaaaaatgagataatctccaataataatagaaattatataagaaacgTTACAGATGAGATCATAGAcaataataaaactaatttagaaaaaaaaatttacaaaatttaggaactaaaataatattttactaaaaaaaaaaattatcttgccCTACTCAGGGCGATCTGAAAGTAGTTTTAATTAATACACATTCTCTTTTGCATTCCTTCTAGCCATTACTGAAAAGAAAACCAGCACAAGCAGGTCCTGCGCCTGCAAGTCTTGATAGCGATAAGCCACTCCTCAAGTCTTGGAAAAGAAAGATGATGTTTGTGCCTTGTAAGATCACTAATTCATTTATGGCTTCGtttctatttttattgaatGGCCTATATCTCAATATCTCTTTTAGATGTTCtaatgtttttgcttttgcCTTTTCAGTTGTAGCTGGTATGTTCTTCTCAAGGAAGAAAAAGGCAAAGAAATCCTCCCCGAAAGTGTGAAAACACTTTGGAACAAGTGGGAGCTTCGAAGTATGGTTATATATAGTCTATTCTTACAAGGCATCCTCATGGTGCTTGGCAAAAGTAGAAAGCACTCGAGAAGGAACTGGATCAGAATCATTCTTTGGCTTGCTTACTTGTGGGCAGATACAGTCGCAACAGCTTCACTCGGCGTGCTTTCCAGCAACCAAGGAGAATCTGAAGGCGGTTTTGTAGACCCAAACTATGTTATAACAGTTTTTTGGGCACCATTTCTTCTTCTGCACCTTGGTGGCCCTGATGCCATTACTGCCTACTCCTTGGAAGACAATGAGTTGTGGCTGAGGCACTTGCTTGGGCTACTTGTCCAGGTGGGAGGGGTTGTCTATGTTTTCCTTACAACATGGACAAGTACTAATGCGCTTTATTTCATGGCAattccaatattttttgctGGGATCATCAAGTATGGAGAAAGGACTTGGGTTCTGATGTCTGCGAGCAGTGAGCATTTTAGAGACTCCATGCTTTCTCCTCCTGATCCTGGCCCCAACTATGCCAGATTCATGGAGGAGTATTAGTCAAAGAAACAGGAGGGGTTCAAGGTTTGTTCAGAAAAAAAGCAGGATGCTCAGAAAGAGGAGAATTATTCCTATGAAGGTGTAGAAACTGATAGCAGAATTCCAGAAGCAGGCATTCTAAATACGGCCTACATgttctttgaaattttcaaaaagctaCCCGCAAATCTCATCCTAAGCTTTCATGATATCCAGAAGAGTCAATACTTCATCAAGACAAGTTCCTGTGATGAAGCTTTCAAATTGATTGAGGTTGAGCTTGGATTCATGTATGATGTGTTCCATACAAAGGCGGTTCTGGTTCATTCTTTTAAGGGCGTTGTTTTCCGTTTGATCACTTCTACTTGCACAGTTGCTGTATTTGTGGCTTTCTTTAAGATCGAGAAGCACATCTACTCGAGGGTGGATGTATCTATTACTTATATACTACTGGTTGGAGCTACTTTGCTGGGGTTTTATGCATTTGTAGTGCTAGTTTGCTCAGACTGGACAATAGTATGGCTGAGGAAGCATAAGAATTTTGGGGTGGATCTCTTGTATTATTTCATCTCGTTGATTCTGCGGTCTAGAAACAAGAGGTGGTCTAATGCCACGGGACAATACAACGTAATAAGGTACTGCCTCAAAGACAATCCTGCCAAGTATCGGTACAATAATTCAGTGGATGTTCCTCCAGAATTGAAAATATTGATCTTTGAGGAGTTTCAAAACAGGATAGATGCTAATCATTCAGATGGGCGTGAAGCCAATGAATTTTGTGCTTATAGGGGTGACAAGGTGATTgcaaaaattgagaatatatCTGATGAAACCAAGGACGAAAATCTTGAGTTACTTAAAAAAAGTGTTAAGGTAGAATTTGATAAAAGCATTCTTCTTTGGCACATTGCAACAGATTTGTGCTATTATTGGgatcaggaaaaaaaatgttcatcTATATGTGACTCATACTGTAAAGCTAGCAAGTTGTTATCGGATTATATGATGCATCTTCTTGTTATGTGTCCCTTCATGCTGCCCAATGGGATTGGGGAGACCAGAGTTAGAGACACGTGTGCTGAGGCTCGTGGATTTTTCAAGGAAAGAAAATCCATAACGAATGTAACACAAGCTTGCTTAAATTTAAAGGAAGTGAACACTGAAATTCCTCCATCAGATGTGAAAGGGGATAGAAGCAAGTCAGTTCTATTTGATGCTTGTAGGCTGGCTAAGTCTTTGCAATTCCTGGAAAACAATTCTCGtatagaaaataaatggaaattGGTGGAACAAGTTTGGGTGGAAATGCTATCTTATGCTGCAAGTCACTGTGGATGGCAGAATCATGCTCAGCAGCTTAGGCGAGGTGGAAAGCTACTCACTCATGTCTGGCTTCTTATGGCTCATTTTGGTTTTACTGAACAGTATCAAATTTCAACGGGCTATGCAAAGGTTAAGTTGATTGTGCAGTGACTAAGTTGTATggtttttttatgcaaaaattaACGAGAAAGGAAGCATAAAGAAAACTCTCTTTTGTATGCAAAGAATAACTATTGTCTATGGATGCATTTTCGACGCTTCTCATAGCATATAAGTAAATATTAAGATATATTCCACTGTTCAAATATTAGTTACTAATTTTTTCCCCCCTTGTAGTCTGTTTGTACTTTAACGGCCTTTTGGCTTTTTTATTGTCAAAGTGTAAAAGAAGACCCTAAGCGGTTGGGGTCTAATACaaattaaccaattttgtaatattGATCTCTCAAATTCTTTATAGAATTTATGTCTACTATAATTAACGGAAAATGTGGattttagttagctcaactggtaaagtctctaatggttgtgTAAAAGATCTGTGGTTCAATTTCCGCctacataaaaaactaattgatgtcttgatttgatgataaagagctatcatcattGTGCTTATGTGACACTagaatataaaaatgatatgtgcataatatataataattttccttcGATTATAGTTATCGTGATTGACATCAATTGGGAAAATCCTTAACCATAAGAATCAATACTACAAAATTAATAGCATGCCAAGTTAGTTTGCAATTGATCCAAACCCCACATagtctttttacatttttcccttttttttttccttgaaaattttattgactTGTTTCTTATAGGTCATGTTCTATTGTGCATTAATATTACACAATAGAAAATTTGTCCAATCACATAAACTtgcacaaacacaacaatataTAGGTATACCCCACCCTATATTAAACCCATTTTATAtctaaaacaaataataaagggATAATCTATTGTACAATAATTAAACTCACTATATGTTGACTTGGTCCATAAGCTGAGTCATAAGGTCATTAGTTAAATCGGTGGATCATTGGTAGAGCCGgtgaaataaattattttaaatatatattatttattaaataaatttgagaaatcataacacaaatataacttaaaaaatgctgtaatatataatgaaataaaggtacaattaaactaattataaatttttaataagattaaTAGTAATTAGAACAAATacaagagaaataataaagcatTATACCATCAACAATTCGTGTAAGTTGCAATAAGTAACCattacaataatataaatatatattagcaTGTAACCCGTATTTATGCACaaaaatattgaacaaaaataataataataataaagaattgaaaattttttacaaaatttcttctgattttattaattgtaatttattattatcattctaATTCCAATTTATGTTTAACAACAATATTACTAAACTAAAatggtttgtttatttttttttttttctgaattgcttttgtttattaattaagatttaaaaaaatcaaacttgaaATCTACATTTACAATGACTATAGTTATTTAGTTTTGTTGAGACAATATCTAAGTACATAATGTGGGAACTCACATTTGATAACATTTGTACTGCCACATGAACCCCACCCCcctccaaccaaaaaaattaaaaattaaaaagaaaaacagctTTAAAGGATGTCACGCTGATTTTGATAAACAAACATTCCATTTCATTAACCTgccaaagaaataaaatatacaagcaACATGTCTCTCTCCCAAGCTTCTTAAACATAAGAAGGGAGGAAGTCAATATTATACTTGACTGCAAGGGAAAGGGGAGATACAACTTAGCTAGAGCATGAGCTACAATATTACTCTCTcttttaagtaataaaaaaaaaaaacaattagcaAAATAAGTCTTGAGTTCCACAACATTTTATAGCATAGTCTTTGCAAACCATTGACAGTTTTGGCATCACCATTTAGTCAAGGTTGTCAAAATAGGTAGTGTAAAGTTGTGAATTacaacaatatttttgttggctttaatttcgtatcaaatttgattgtattttgtttaattatttccTAGTATGTTTGTGAgatttaatgtaagggttgaGTGTGAGAGTTTGGTGAAGAATTATGAAGATAGTGAAGTTTGCAACTTGCTCGTGAGTGGACGACCTGCAAAAGGCCACGTGAGaggcacatgctggaagctgaaagGACTTATGCCACGCTGTATTTCGCAAATCACTTTGCGACTTGGCCAACTTGTGAGTGATCCGCGAAAATCTTTGCTTGA
The sequence above is drawn from the Castanea sativa cultivar Marrone di Chiusa Pesio chromosome 5, ASM4071231v1 genome and encodes:
- the LOC142633581 gene encoding uncharacterized protein LOC142633581, which encodes MFFEIFKKLPANLILSFHDIQKSQYFIKTSSCDEAFKLIEVELGFMYDVFHTKAVLVHSFKGVVFRLITSTCTVAVFVAFFKIEKHIYSRVDVSITYILLVGATLLGFYAFVVLVCSDWTIVWLRKHKNFGVDLLYYFISLILRSRNKRWSNATGQYNVIRYCLKDNPAKYRYNNSVDVPPELKILIFEEFQNRIDANHSDGREANEFCAYRGDKVIAKIENISDETKDENLELLKKSVKVEFDKSILLWHIATDLCYYWDQEKKCSSICDSYCKASKLLSDYMMHLLVMCPFMLPNGIGETRVRDTCAEARGFFKERKSITNVTQACLNLKEVNTEIPPSDVKGDRSKSVLFDACRLAKSLQFLENNSRIENKWKLVEQVWVEMLSYAASHCGWQNHAQQLRRGGKLLTHVWLLMAHFGFTEQYQISTGYAKVKLIVQ